The Petrotoga olearia DSM 13574 genome has a window encoding:
- a CDS encoding mannose-1-phosphate guanylyltransferase, giving the protein MKAIILAGGSGERFWPLSNSKTPKQFLKLFSDKTLIRETYERMRYKMEPTDIFIITAEKYQQLTMKEIPEIPKENIILEPIPRNTAPACMIGTQIAQDDEIVVILPADHYIPDKSKFWDTLSEAIQGAQKYDGLFTLGINPTRPETGYGYIEAGKAINNSTYKVNSFKEKPDPEKAKIFLSKGNYYWNSGMFIWKKGTFLEQMKKHSPGIYNQLINISPWDTDNLRKIMPNIEKISIDYALLERSDNVYVVKADFVWSDVGNWVSVRELQGYSDNDENVHVIDGKNVFVKSDKFVGIIGLSNIIVVEGENGILIAKEEYSQDVRKISEKLKKIGKF; this is encoded by the coding sequence TTCTGGCCTCTATCAAACTCAAAAACACCAAAACAATTCCTAAAACTCTTTTCAGATAAAACTCTCATTAGAGAAACTTACGAAAGAATGCGATACAAAATGGAACCCACAGATATATTCATCATTACAGCAGAAAAATATCAACAATTAACGATGAAAGAAATACCAGAAATCCCCAAAGAAAACATCATCTTAGAACCGATTCCAAGAAACACTGCACCAGCATGCATGATAGGAACTCAAATAGCCCAAGATGATGAAATTGTAGTAATACTCCCTGCCGATCATTACATTCCTGACAAATCAAAATTTTGGGACACACTATCTGAAGCAATACAAGGAGCTCAAAAATACGATGGACTATTTACCTTAGGTATAAATCCAACCAGGCCAGAAACTGGTTATGGCTATATAGAAGCAGGAAAAGCAATAAACAACTCAACATACAAAGTTAACTCATTCAAAGAAAAACCAGACCCTGAAAAAGCTAAAATCTTTCTATCAAAAGGCAACTACTATTGGAACAGCGGAATGTTCATATGGAAAAAAGGCACATTTTTAGAACAAATGAAGAAACATTCCCCTGGTATTTATAATCAACTTATAAACATCTCCCCTTGGGACACAGATAATTTAAGAAAAATCATGCCAAATATTGAAAAAATAAGCATCGATTATGCCCTATTAGAACGCTCGGATAACGTCTATGTAGTAAAAGCAGATTTTGTATGGTCGGATGTAGGAAACTGGGTATCTGTAAGAGAGCTGCAAGGATACTCAGATAACGACGAAAATGTTCACGTCATAGATGGAAAAAATGTATTCGTTAAATCCGACAAATTCGTTGGAATAATTGGGCTATCAAATATTATAGTTGTCGAAGGAGAAAACGGTATCTTAATTGCAAA